In Dromiciops gliroides isolate mDroGli1 chromosome 5, mDroGli1.pri, whole genome shotgun sequence, the following are encoded in one genomic region:
- the NCKAP5L gene encoding nck-associated protein 5-like isoform X3, which yields MGPSGSDPVRPRPEPSSLMSQAVEEPAGDPGTPKPGGSSNMELGTCQELLHRLRELEAENSALAQANENQRETYERCLDEVANHVVQALLNQKDLREECIKLKRRVFDLERQNQTLSTLFQQKLQLSAGSLPQLPLHPLQSMSEPLATTLLHAEEGPAALLPMGACTGQKEVGCEQQQQQQQQALAGLGPPLDALSPFLKKKAQILEVLRSLEETDPLLLHPTTASWRATGQCPQGEPSIHSDCSLKGKAGEKWSPGERLGSPEPVNGEVCTPPLSEPAPWASCLLLGPSGLGGLLRWEPVLGSPRGEEEKLGRLWGVGRESQRSPAPQPGLHSGPGSSSSSSSDEAGEPGEALTPAALLNALARKQLNLGQLLEDTESYLQAFLSGAGGPNSGETPPAYGSGSGQPPLPNEGLPQSLRPKGLPKTAWGGGGSEPLKPGLSTTSEGSGALPFLSVFVDGGDTSPGPWPSYPHSSSQVKSELQISPSSPIETQELTFSPPKSLNFLKLSLTPEKAPSPGTPHLSPQLPRSSRIPCWNGGPDGSPSPMLTHRGLGGELSPDIVAQRQSTSSPPTIIVDSIQLRPTHPAPSSVLSPEPPACPTPSRYEDVLDLSTGSFGGTSPEPPLSSLQSSSYTQLAPETLDQGTRGSSSPCPPPLCPYGGSQGKGSEKAGPESPQAGWKSTGGSSKKPGNGAGRRPGEAGFTPLRERWTALGKLKTGPEGSPGTDKNGSPAKPGPERARLPGRLREGAGDTAPSEAKGPARGAPPLGTSSLKQQDHGSPGEPGPRCYSSHSMGARLDLDPVSPRGCLTKVELAKSRLAGALCPQTPRTPVKLPTTVPSPGKPNKSPHGSPTKLPSKSPTKVVPRGGSPQVPKDPVKPEKGKGPPWADCSTSSQAAPKGAGPGGHSQGPEGPALHSAIEEKVMKGIEENVLRLQGQDRAPGAEAKHRNSSSIVSWFGLKKSKLPALSRRADPGKSKDGLGGAPPGKGGKQEARKLETESLNISKLMAKAEDLRKALEEEKAYLSRQGRGRSGGPARSTGTGEVMLGQAQSQLAIMYQGADTFMQQLLNRVDGKELPPDNWQEPKPEFGDFQSSIPEAKGPQPLRSPRNGLVGQSANKSSGKKSSELAQRESAPTEHGLPEPIPTPSFTACGSLTRTLDSGIGTFPPPDHGGSGAPSKNPPKPKPSRLDPSPAEHSARPNPLTKVPRRARTLDREVPAMEELLVGGRHPSVPAFHALLSPTPRHHGHKACTDDSSGHPGRPPPIQLSKNWTFPNTRAGGNSSDPFLCPPHQLEGLPRTPLETLTLSP from the exons AGCTTGATGTCTCAGGCAGTGGAGGAACCGGCTGGGGACCCTGGGACCCCAAAGCCAGGAGGCAGCAGTAACATGGAGCTGGGGACTTGCCAAGAGCTTCTGCATCGACTTCGGGAACTGGAG GCAGAGAATTCAGCACTGGCCCAGGCCAATGAGAACCAGCGAGAGACCTATGAGCGCTGCCTGGATGAG GTTGCCAACCATGTGGTACAGGCTCTTCTGAATCAGAAG GACTTACGGGAAGAATGCATCAAATTGAAGAGGAGGGTATTTGACTTGGAACGGCAGAACCAGACATTGAGCACTCTCTTTCAGCAGAAGTTACAGCTTTCAGCTGGTTCTCTTCCACAG cTCCCGTTACATCCACTACAGTCGATGTCAGAGCCGCTAGCCACCACACTTCTGCATGCTGAAGAGGGACCAGCAGCCTTATTGCCCATGGGGGCCTGTACTGGACAAAAAGAG GTAGGCtgtgaacagcagcagcagcagcagcagcaggcctTGGCTGGCCTGGGCCCCCCCTTGGATGCCCTGTCCCCATTTCTGAAGAAAAAGGCCCAGATCTTGGAGGTGTTAAGGAGCCTGGAAGAAACTGATCCCCTGTTACTGCACCCCACCACAGCCTCATGGAGGGCAACAGGGCAGTGTCCCCAAGGGGAGCCCAGCATCCACTCCGATTGTTCCTTGAAAGGCAAGGCAGGTGAAAAATGGAGCCCAGGAGAGAGGCTGGGCTCCCCAGAACCAGTCAATGGTGAAGTGTGTACCCCTCCCCTGTCAGAGCCTGCACCCTGGGCATCCTGCCTACTCCTGGGTCCTAGCGGACTGGGGGGACTACTCCGGTGGGAGCCTGTGCTGGGGAGCCCACGGGGTGAGGAGGAGAAGCTGGGAAGGCTTTGGGGTGTGGGCCGAGAGTCCCAGAGGTCCCCAGCACCACAGCCTGGCCTCCACAGTGGACCAGGCAGCAGTAGTAGCTCCTCCTCAGATGAGGCTGGGGAACCAGGGGAGGCACTGACACCTGCTGCCCTACTTAATGCCTTGGCCCGGAAGCAACTGAACCTGGGCCAGCTGCTGGAGGACACAGAGTCTTATCTCCAGGCCTTCCTATCAGGCGCTGGAGGGCCCAACAGTGGAGAAACACCCCCTGCCTATGGTTCTGGCTCAGGACAACCGCCTTTGCCCAATGAAGGGCTTCCCCAGTCTCTAAGACCCAAaggcctccccaagacagcatggggtgggggaggatccGAACCCCTCAAGCCAGGCTTAAGTACTACCTCAGAGGGCAGTGGGGCCCTCCCCTTCCTCAGTGTGTTTGTGGATGGGGGAGACACCTCTCCAGGCCCCTGGCCCAGCTACCCCCATTCCTCATCTCAGGTGAAAAGCGAGCTCCAAATTAGCCCCTCTTCCCCCATTGAGACCCAGGAACTCACCTTCTCCCCACCCAAGAGTCTCAATTTTTTGAAGTTGTCTCTGACCCCAGAGAAGGCCCCTAGCCCTGGCACCCCCCATCTCAGTCCCCAGTTGCCCCGAAGTTCCCGGATCCCTTGCTGGAATGGTGGTCCAGATGGGAGTCCTTCCCCCATGCTTACCCACCGAGGCCTTGGGGGTGAACTGTCCCCTGACATAGTTGCCCAGCGCCAATCTACCAGCTCTCCACCTACCATCATTGTGGACTCCATCCAGCTCAGACCCACACATCCGGCCCCATCCTCTGTCCTTTCACCTGAGCCCCCAGCTTGTCCAACCCCATCCCGGTATGAAGATGTCCTGGACCTTTCAACTGGCTCCTTTGGGGGAACCTCTCCAGAGCCACCCCTTAGCTCCCTCCAGTCATCCAGTTATACACAGCTGGCCCCAGAGACACTGGACCAGGGGACTAGGGGCTCATCCAGCCCCTGCCCACCTCCGCTTTGCCCCTATGGGGGTAGCCAGGGGAAGGGTAGTGAGAAGGCAGGACCAGAGTCTCCACAGGCCGGCTGGAAGAGCACAGGGGGCTCCTCCAAAAAGCCGGGCAATGGGGCAGGGAGGCGGCCTGGGGAGGCAGGCTTCACACCTCTGCGAGAGAGATGGACGGCGCTTGGCAAGCTGAAGACGGGCCCCGAGGGAAGCCCTGGCACCGACAAGAATGGGAGCCCCGCAAAGCCAGGACCGGAGAGGGCCCGACTGCCAGGGAGGCTGAGAGAAGGGGCTGGGGACACGGCCCCCAGCGAGGCAAAGGGGCCCGCACGAGGGGCACCACCCTTGGGGACCAGCAGCCTCAAGCAGCAGGACCACGGGTCTCCCGGGGAGCCAGGTCCCCGCTGCTATTCTTCCCACTCTATGGGGGCTCGTCTTGACCTGGACCCCGTCTCTCCTCGTGGCTGCCTCACCAAAGTGGAGCTGGCGAAAAGCCGGCTGGCGGGAGCACTGTGCCCCCAGACCCCACGGACCCCAGTCAAGCTGCCCACCACAGTGCCCAGCCCAGGCAAGCCCAACAAAAGCCCCCATGGCAGCCCCACCAAGCTGCCCTCCAAGTCACCCACCAAGGTGGTGCCCCGGGGTGGGTCTCCCCAAGTGCCCAAGGACCCAGTAAAGCCTGAGAAGGGCAAGGGTCCCCCTTGGGCAGACTGCAGCACCTCCTCCCAGGCCGCTCCCAAAGGAGCAGGCCCTGGGGGCCACAGCCAGGGTCCCGAAGGGCCGGCGCTGCATTCGGCCATTGAGGAGAAGGTCATGAAGGGCATCGAGGAGAATGTGCTCCGGCTGCAGGGCCAGGACCGGGCACCGGGCGCAGAGGCCAAGCACCGCAACTCGAGCAGCATCGTCAGCTGGTTCGGGCTGAAGAAGAGCAAGCTGCCGGCCCTGAGCCGCCGGGCCGATCCCGGCAAGAGCAAGGATGGCCTAGGGGGTGCCCCGCCCGGCAAAGGGGGCAAGCAGGAGGCCCGCAAGCTGGAGACAGAGAGTCTCAACATCTCCAAACTCATGGCCAAGGCGGAGGACCTGCGGAAGGCCCTGGAGGAGGAAAAGGCCTACCTGAGCAGACAGGGCCGAGGGCGGTCAGGAGGCCCGGCACGGAGCACCGGCACCGGTGAGGTCATGCTGGGCCAGGCACAGAGCCAGCTCGCCATCATGTACCAGGGTGCGGACACCTTCATGCAGCAGCTGCTCAACCG GGTAGATGGGAAGGAACTTCCCCCTGACAACTGGCAGGAGCCCAAGCCAGAGTTTGGAGACTTCCAGTCATCTATTCCGGAAGCCAAGGGCCCCCAGCCTCTCCGGAGCCCCCGAAATGGCCTAGTTGGCCAAAGTGCCAACAAGTCATCTGGGAAG AAGAGCAGCGAGCTGGCGCAGAGAGAATCGGCCCCCACTGAGCACGGCCTCCCTGagcccatccccaccccaagTTTCACAG CCTGTGGCTCCCTGACCCGAACTCTAGACAGTGGCATTGGTACCTTCCCACCACCAGACCACGGCGGCAGTGGAGCCCCCAGCAAGAACCCTCCCAAGCCAAAGCCTTCCCGCCTGGACCCGTCCCCCGCAGAGCATTCGGCCCGACCCAACCCCCTCACCAAGGTTCCCCGACGCGCCAGGACGCTGGATCGAGAGGTGCCTGCCATGGAAGAACTGCTGGTGGGCGGGCGGCATCCCAGTGTCCCTGCTTTCCATGCCCTGCTTTCTCCCACTCCTAGGCACCACGGGCACAAGGCCTGCACAGATG ATTCCAGTGGGCATCCTGGACGGCCACCCCCAATCCAGCTCTCCAAAAACTGGACTTTCCCTAACACGCG